The genomic window TCAGGAGGTAGGCGCCGAGCACCGCCCCTCCCAGTTGGGCGACGATGTAGGCCAGCGCCCGCCCCGCCCCCAGACGGCGGGTCAGGGCTGCGGCGATGGTGATGGCGGGGTTGAGGAACCCCCCCGAGATGTGCCCCGTGGCCCAGGCGAGCAGGGCGATGCCCAAACCGTGGGAGAGGGCGATGGCGATGATGCGGGCGGGGGGAAAGGGGGCCTCCGGCGCAGCCAGGAACATCCCGCTCACCACGGCCGATCCAGCCCCCAGAAAGACGAATAGCAGGGTAGCAATGCCCTCAGCCAGGGCGGCGCGCCAGGTGGACATAGCACCTCCTTCCCCAGAGGCGGAGGATGTGCGGACGGGGATGCGCACCCTCCGGGGGGTTGTGCGGGGGAAAGGGCCAGGGGTGAGCCGCACCAGAACCTCGGGGCGGATGGGCACACGCAGGGGGTGGCCCAAGCTCGTGCTAGGTGCCAAAGCGCACCTGCGCCACGGGGTCCGAGTACTGGACGCCCTTAGTCGCCCAGAAGATTTCGGCGATGCGGTCTACCGCAGCAACCAACTCCTCAGCCGCTTTGCGATCAACGGTCTGCTTGCAGCGAGAGGCCAGTTTGAGGGTCTTCCAGAAGATATCGTGCAAATCGGGATATTTCTGCAGGTGCTCAGGGCGGAAGTAGTCGTGCCAGAGGATGTCCAGTTCCCGCTTACACAGTTCGGCATGGTGCTCTTTGGTGGCGATGTAGCGGGCCAGGGAATTATAGTAGGCCAGCACGGAGGCGGGGTTGTTGGGGTCGGGCTTGGGTAGGGATTCCATACGCATGACCATCTTGAGGACGGTTTGGGCGGCGATCTTGGCGGAGATGGGGTCGTATATGCCACAGGGGATGTCGCAGTGGGCGTGGGCCTCCTGGGC from Dehalococcoidia bacterium includes these protein-coding regions:
- the sodN gene encoding superoxide dismutase, Ni, whose protein sequence is MFTRLAFGLLNRLLPAQEAHAHCDIPCGIYDPISAKIAAQTVLKMVMRMESLPKPDPNNPASVLAYYNSLARYIATKEHHAELCKRELDILWHDYFRPEHLQKYPDLHDIFWKTLKLASRCKQTVDRKAAEELVAAVDRIAEIFWATKGVQYSDPVAQVRFGT